The Corynebacterium vitaeruminis DSM 20294 genome window below encodes:
- the ramB gene encoding acetate metabolism transcriptional regulator RamB: MGRTYVGSRLRQLRRERDLSQASLAATLGLSASYVNQIEHDVRPLTLAVLNKITETFGVDATFFSRDDDSRLLAEIQDVALDKELCPSPFELHELNEMVQNHPDIARVLVDMHRRYRNVRDKLSVATDVRHSAPSATGTVAQALSMPHDEVRDFFYARQNYLDEIDRRAEAIAVEMGVKVFSVRETEQALAERLESRHGVTVTTSANIGNRLHFLDRASKTLTLSSRLIAGQRAFRMAAELGYLEVGPLIEEAVDGGHFNTEEARTLALRGVASYFAAAVMLPYELFHAEAERNGYDIEYLCLMFGVGYETLCHRLSTLQRPKLRGIPFTFVRVDRAGNMSKRQSATGFHFTHSGGTCPLWNVYDTFTNPGTIQRQLSQMPDGRNYLWVARTVRHHQGRFGETGKLFAIGLGCEARHAERTVYAEGLNVEDFSNATPIGPGCRVCSRENCAQRAFPSINRTITIDAHSSSVAPY; the protein is encoded by the coding sequence ATGGGAAGAACGTACGTTGGATCACGCCTGCGACAACTGCGCCGCGAGCGCGACCTCAGCCAGGCGTCCTTGGCGGCCACGCTTGGGCTGTCCGCAAGCTATGTCAATCAGATCGAGCACGACGTGCGTCCGCTGACGCTCGCGGTGCTCAACAAGATCACCGAGACCTTCGGCGTCGACGCCACCTTCTTCTCCCGCGACGATGACTCCCGCCTGCTCGCAGAGATTCAGGACGTGGCGCTGGACAAGGAGCTGTGCCCCAGCCCGTTCGAGCTGCACGAGCTCAACGAGATGGTCCAGAACCACCCCGACATCGCCCGCGTCCTGGTAGACATGCACCGCCGCTACCGCAACGTCCGCGACAAGCTGTCCGTGGCCACCGATGTCCGCCACAGCGCGCCCAGCGCCACCGGCACGGTCGCCCAGGCCTTGTCCATGCCGCACGACGAGGTGCGCGACTTCTTCTACGCCCGCCAGAACTACCTCGACGAGATCGACCGCCGCGCCGAGGCCATCGCCGTCGAGATGGGCGTGAAGGTCTTCTCCGTCCGCGAGACCGAGCAGGCGCTCGCCGAGCGGCTCGAGTCCCGCCACGGGGTCACCGTCACCACCAGCGCGAACATCGGCAACCGGCTGCACTTCCTCGACCGCGCGTCCAAGACGCTCACGCTGTCCTCGCGGCTCATCGCCGGCCAGCGCGCCTTCCGCATGGCCGCCGAGCTCGGCTACCTCGAGGTCGGCCCGCTCATCGAGGAAGCCGTCGACGGCGGCCACTTCAACACCGAGGAGGCGCGCACGCTCGCGCTGCGCGGCGTGGCCAGCTACTTCGCCGCCGCCGTCATGCTCCCCTACGAGCTCTTCCACGCCGAGGCCGAGCGCAACGGCTACGACATCGAGTACCTCTGCCTCATGTTCGGCGTCGGCTACGAGACGCTATGTCACCGCCTGTCCACGCTGCAGCGCCCCAAGCTGCGCGGCATCCCGTTCACCTTCGTGCGCGTCGACCGCGCCGGCAACATGTCCAAGCGCCAGTCGGCCACCGGCTTCCACTTCACCCACTCCGGCGGCACGTGCCCGCTGTGGAACGTCTACGACACCTTCACCAACCCCGGCACCATCCAGCGCCAGCTCTCGCAGATGCCGGACGGGCGCAACTACCTCTGGGTCGCCCGCACGGTGCGCCACCACCAGGGGCGCTTCGGGGAGACCGGCAAGCTGTTCGCGATCGGGCTCGGTTGCGAGGCCCGCCACGCCGAGCGCACCGTCTACGCGGAGGGGCTCAACGTGGAGGACTTCTCCAACGCCACCCCCATCGGCCCGGGCTGCCGCGTGTGCTCGCGCGAGAACTGCGCCCAGCGCGCGTTTCCGTCGATCAACCGCACGATCACCATCGACGCCCACAGCTCCAGCGTCGCGCCGTACTAG
- a CDS encoding succinate dehydrogenase cytochrome b subunit codes for MTANNIDRDAIAHGKITEKPLRERPKYPTWALKLTMAITGLIFALFVVVHMVGNLKVFLPFYEDGTAPIDHYGAWLKEDVLYPLVPHGWFIWIFRIVLLIAIALHIYGAFVLTGRSHQSRGKFRRTNLIGGMNSFTTSTMLVTGIILLAFILFHILDMTMGVAPAASSSFVHGEIYNNMIAGFSRWPVTIFYVIAMLVLFMHLSHGIWLACSDLGITGKRWRAVLLFCAYLIPAIVMIGNISIPLSIALGWIS; via the coding sequence ATGACTGCAAATAACATCGACCGTGACGCCATCGCTCACGGCAAAATCACTGAAAAGCCGCTACGCGAGCGGCCCAAGTACCCAACCTGGGCGCTGAAGCTGACCATGGCCATCACTGGCCTGATCTTCGCTCTCTTCGTCGTCGTCCACATGGTGGGTAACCTGAAGGTTTTCCTTCCTTTCTACGAGGACGGAACCGCCCCTATCGACCACTACGGCGCTTGGCTGAAGGAAGACGTCCTTTACCCGCTGGTTCCGCATGGTTGGTTCATCTGGATCTTCCGCATCGTGCTGCTGATCGCCATCGCGCTGCACATCTACGGTGCGTTCGTCCTGACCGGCCGCTCTCACCAGTCCCGCGGTAAGTTCCGCCGCACCAACCTGATCGGTGGCATGAACTCGTTCACCACCTCGACCATGCTGGTGACCGGTATCATCCTGCTGGCCTTCATCCTCTTCCACATCCTGGATATGACGATGGGCGTCGCTCCTGCCGCATCGAGCTCGTTCGTCCACGGCGAGATCTACAACAACATGATCGCTGGCTTCAGCCGTTGGCCGGTCACGATCTTCTACGTGATCGCCATGCTGGTGCTGTTCATGCACCTTTCCCACGGTATCTGGCTGGCCTGCTCTGACCTTGGCATTACCGGTAAGCGCTGGCGTGCAGTCCTGCTCTTCTGCGCCTACCTGATCCCGGCCATCGTCATGATCGGCAACATTTCGATTCCTCTCTCCATTGCCCTGGGCTGGATTTCTTAA
- a CDS encoding fumarate reductase/succinate dehydrogenase flavoprotein subunit — MSTHSQTATRPEFSHPASIVPGVVPGTVLESNEPHGVPMKDMWEYQKDHMNLVSPLNRRKFKVLIVGTGLSGGAAAAALGELGYNVKSFTYHDAPRRAHSIAAQGGVNSARGKKVDNDGAYRHVKDTVKGGDYRCRESDCWRLAYESVRVIDHMNAIGAPFAREYGGTLATRSFGGVQVSRTYYTRGQTGQQLQLSTASSLQRQIHLGSVEIFTHNEMVDLIVTEKDGQKRCEGLIMRNLITGELTAHTGHAVILATGGYGNVYHMSTLAKNSNASAIMRAYEQGAYFASPSFIQFHPTGLPVNSEWQSKTILMSESLRNDGRIWSPIVPNDDRDPNTIPEEERDYFLERRYPAFGNLVPRDVASRAISQQINKGLGVGPLHNAAYLDFRDAIQRLGEPTIRERYSNLFQMYEEAIGEDPYKAPMRIAPTCHFTMGGLWTDFNEMTSIPGLFAAGECSWTYHGANRLGANSLLSASVDGWFTLPFTIPNYLANHLGEDALSPEAPEAQAALARAQARIDKLMNIKGDNPHGPEYYHRQLGEILYFSCGVARNIEDLKDGIEKIRALRKDFWANMRITGNKDELNQVLEYANRVADYIDLGELMCVDALDRDESCGAHFRDDHLSEDGEAERDDDNWCFVSAWEPGQNEGDFIRHAEPLVFDSIPLMTRNYK; from the coding sequence ATGAGCACTCATTCTCAAACCGCTACTCGCCCTGAGTTCAGCCACCCAGCATCCATCGTCCCGGGCGTCGTTCCCGGAACCGTGCTGGAGTCCAACGAGCCTCACGGCGTCCCCATGAAGGACATGTGGGAGTACCAGAAGGATCACATGAACCTGGTCTCCCCCCTGAACCGTCGCAAGTTCAAGGTTCTCATCGTCGGTACCGGCCTGTCCGGCGGCGCCGCCGCAGCCGCCCTCGGCGAGCTCGGCTACAACGTGAAGTCCTTCACCTACCACGACGCGCCGCGCCGTGCCCACTCCATCGCCGCACAGGGTGGCGTTAACTCCGCCCGCGGCAAGAAGGTCGACAACGACGGCGCATACCGCCACGTCAAGGACACCGTCAAGGGTGGCGACTACCGCTGCCGCGAGTCCGACTGCTGGCGCCTGGCCTACGAGTCCGTCCGCGTCATCGACCACATGAACGCCATCGGCGCTCCGTTCGCACGCGAGTACGGCGGAACCCTGGCCACCCGTTCCTTCGGTGGTGTGCAGGTCTCCCGTACCTACTACACCCGTGGTCAGACGGGCCAGCAGCTGCAGCTGTCCACCGCTTCCTCGCTCCAGCGCCAGATCCACCTGGGCTCCGTTGAGATCTTCACTCACAACGAGATGGTCGACCTCATCGTCACCGAGAAGGACGGCCAGAAGCGCTGCGAGGGCCTGATCATGCGTAACCTGATCACCGGCGAGCTGACCGCTCACACCGGACACGCCGTGATCCTGGCTACCGGTGGTTACGGCAACGTGTACCACATGTCCACGCTGGCGAAGAACTCCAACGCCTCCGCCATCATGCGTGCGTACGAGCAGGGTGCCTACTTCGCATCCCCGTCGTTCATCCAGTTCCACCCGACCGGCCTGCCGGTCAACTCGGAGTGGCAGTCCAAGACCATTCTGATGTCCGAGTCCCTGCGTAACGATGGCCGCATCTGGTCCCCGATCGTTCCTAACGACGACCGCGACCCGAACACCATCCCCGAGGAGGAGCGCGACTACTTCCTCGAGCGCCGCTACCCGGCATTCGGTAACCTCGTCCCCCGCGACGTGGCTTCCCGCGCGATCTCCCAGCAGATCAACAAGGGCCTGGGCGTTGGACCGCTGCACAACGCGGCTTACCTCGACTTCCGCGACGCCATCCAGCGCCTCGGCGAGCCGACCATCCGCGAGCGTTACTCCAACCTCTTCCAGATGTACGAAGAGGCCATCGGCGAGGACCCGTACAAGGCCCCGATGCGTATCGCCCCGACCTGCCACTTCACCATGGGTGGCCTGTGGACCGACTTCAACGAGATGACCTCCATCCCCGGTCTGTTCGCAGCCGGCGAGTGCTCCTGGACCTACCACGGCGCTAACCGCCTCGGCGCAAACTCCCTGCTCTCGGCTTCCGTCGACGGCTGGTTCACCCTGCCGTTCACCATCCCGAACTACCTGGCCAACCACCTCGGCGAGGACGCCCTGTCCCCGGAGGCCCCGGAGGCTCAGGCCGCGCTGGCACGTGCCCAGGCGCGCATCGACAAGCTGATGAACATCAAGGGCGACAACCCGCACGGCCCGGAGTACTACCACCGCCAGCTCGGCGAGATCCTGTACTTCTCCTGCGGCGTTGCTCGTAACATCGAGGACCTCAAGGACGGCATCGAGAAGATCCGCGCCCTGCGCAAGGACTTCTGGGCCAACATGCGCATCACCGGCAACAAGGACGAGCTGAACCAGGTTCTGGAGTACGCCAACCGCGTTGCCGACTACATCGACCTGGGCGAGCTCATGTGCGTCGACGCACTTGACCGCGACGAGTCCTGTGGTGCACACTTCCGCGACGATCACCTCTCCGAGGACGGCGAGGCAGAGCGCGACGACGACAACTGGTGCTTCGTTTCTGCATGGGAGCCAGGCCAGAACGAGGGCGACTTCATTCGCCACGCTGAGCCTCTCGTCTTCGATTCGATCCCGCTGATGACAAGGAATTACAAGTAA
- a CDS encoding succinate dehydrogenase/fumarate reductase iron-sulfur subunit: protein MKLHLEIWRQAGPYSEGHFESINVDDAVSQMSVLELLDHVNNGLIEEGKEPFAFASDCREGICGTCGLMVNGRPHGLEKNQPACQQRLVNVADGSTLKIEPFRSAAFPVIKDMIVDRSALDRVMQQGGYVSINAGTAPDADTLHMDHKTAEFALDHAACIGCGACVAACPNGAAHLFTGAKLVHLSLMPLGKEERGRRARDMVDQLETTFGHCSLYGECADVCPAGIPLTAVAAINKERARAFFSNKDH from the coding sequence ATGAAACTGCATCTTGAAATCTGGCGTCAGGCCGGTCCCTACTCTGAGGGCCACTTCGAGTCGATCAACGTCGACGACGCTGTCTCGCAGATGTCCGTGCTGGAGCTGCTCGACCACGTCAACAACGGTCTGATCGAGGAGGGCAAGGAGCCCTTCGCGTTCGCTTCCGACTGCCGCGAGGGCATCTGTGGTACCTGTGGCCTCATGGTCAACGGCCGCCCGCACGGCCTCGAGAAGAACCAGCCTGCCTGCCAGCAGCGCCTGGTGAACGTGGCCGACGGCTCCACCCTGAAGATCGAGCCGTTCCGCTCCGCTGCCTTCCCGGTCATCAAGGACATGATCGTCGACCGCTCCGCTCTGGACCGCGTCATGCAGCAGGGTGGCTACGTCTCCATCAACGCAGGCACCGCTCCTGACGCGGACACCCTGCACATGGACCACAAGACCGCCGAGTTCGCACTGGACCACGCAGCCTGCATCGGCTGTGGTGCTTGTGTCGCAGCCTGCCCGAACGGCGCTGCACACCTGTTCACCGGTGCGAAGCTGGTTCACCTCTCCCTCATGCCGCTGGGCAAGGAGGAGCGTGGACGCCGTGCCCGCGACATGGTCGACCAGCTGGAGACCACCTTCGGACACTGCTCCCTCTACGGCGAATGCGCCGACGTCTGCCCCGCAGGCATCCCGCTGACCGCCGTCGCAGCTATCAACAAGGAGCGCGCTCGCGCATTCTTCTCCAACAAGGACCACTAG
- a CDS encoding DUF445 domain-containing protein gives MTTMETNRLAVPGPSPEVEAERRRALRVHKAIATGLLLVAAVIFLACRFYESTGNAGDWVGFVRAGAEAGMVGGLADWFAVTALFRYPLGLKIPHTAIIRRKKDQVGEALSGFVGENFLNAELITEKVSKAKVPERVAEWMVVEGNAQKVSREAGKLVANATRALDPQDAEAVIRTALVDRIAEPAWGPPLGRTLDQLINEGQTEPIVEQLIQWMHRKALSSEDLIVRILDERAPTWAPKFINDIVGDKVYRELVTWTEQVANDRNHEARQAVRRFIYQFSQDLQYDPVMIQRVEDIKHDVMGSKPVQDAAKTVWSQTSAAIIAAAEDPESILRTKLVELTMQWGQRLRDDDELRASLDRRITGTAAFLADNYAGEVTSIISETIERWDADEASDKIELMVGKDLQYIRLNGTVVGALAGLAIYTVSYLFFGV, from the coding sequence ATGACAACCATGGAAACCAACCGGCTGGCCGTGCCGGGTCCTAGCCCCGAGGTGGAGGCGGAGCGCCGGCGCGCGCTGCGTGTGCACAAGGCGATCGCCACGGGCCTGCTGCTCGTCGCGGCGGTCATATTCCTCGCGTGCCGCTTTTACGAGTCCACCGGCAACGCGGGCGATTGGGTCGGCTTCGTGCGCGCGGGCGCCGAGGCCGGAATGGTCGGCGGGCTCGCCGACTGGTTCGCCGTGACCGCGCTCTTCCGCTACCCGCTGGGCCTGAAGATCCCGCACACGGCCATCATCCGGCGCAAGAAGGACCAGGTCGGCGAGGCGCTCAGCGGCTTCGTGGGGGAGAACTTCCTCAACGCCGAGCTCATCACCGAGAAGGTCTCCAAGGCCAAGGTTCCTGAGCGCGTGGCCGAGTGGATGGTCGTCGAGGGCAACGCCCAGAAGGTCTCCCGCGAGGCCGGCAAGCTGGTGGCCAACGCCACCCGCGCGCTGGACCCGCAGGACGCCGAGGCGGTCATCCGCACAGCGCTGGTCGACCGCATCGCCGAGCCCGCCTGGGGCCCGCCGCTCGGGCGGACCCTCGACCAGCTCATCAACGAGGGGCAGACCGAGCCCATCGTCGAGCAGCTCATCCAGTGGATGCACCGCAAGGCGCTGTCCAGCGAGGACCTCATCGTGCGCATCCTCGACGAGCGCGCGCCGACGTGGGCGCCGAAGTTCATCAACGACATCGTGGGCGACAAGGTCTACCGCGAGCTCGTCACGTGGACGGAGCAGGTCGCCAACGACCGCAACCACGAGGCCCGCCAGGCCGTGCGCCGGTTCATCTACCAGTTCTCCCAGGACCTCCAGTACGACCCGGTGATGATCCAGCGGGTCGAGGACATCAAGCACGACGTCATGGGCTCCAAACCCGTCCAGGACGCGGCCAAGACGGTGTGGAGCCAGACCTCGGCGGCCATCATCGCGGCGGCCGAGGACCCCGAGTCGATCCTGCGCACCAAGCTGGTCGAGCTCACCATGCAGTGGGGCCAGCGGCTGCGCGACGATGACGAGCTGCGCGCCTCGCTGGACCGCCGCATCACCGGCACCGCCGCCTTCCTCGCCGACAACTACGCGGGCGAGGTCACCAGCATCATCTCCGAGACGATCGAGCGTTGGGACGCCGACGAGGCCAGCGACAAGATCGAGCTCATGGTGGGCAAGGACCTCCAGTACATCCGCCTTAACGGAACCGTCGTGGGCGCGCTGGCGGGTCTTGCCATCTACACTGTCTCCTATCTCTTCTTCGGGGTCTAA
- a CDS encoding DUF2516 family protein, whose protein sequence is MMALLFQIGSIILALSGLVAAVLAGITRDDAFEAADRQNKWIWVSMLALSALMVWLRFPFLSWIGLVIIGLYWFDVRPQIKDLLSGNGGWR, encoded by the coding sequence ATGATGGCCCTCCTGTTTCAGATCGGCAGCATCATCCTGGCGCTCTCGGGCCTGGTGGCCGCGGTGCTCGCCGGGATCACCCGCGACGACGCCTTCGAGGCCGCCGACCGCCAGAACAAGTGGATCTGGGTCTCGATGCTCGCGCTGTCCGCGCTCATGGTGTGGCTGCGCTTCCCGTTCCTGTCCTGGATCGGGCTGGTGATCATCGGCCTCTACTGGTTCGACGTGCGCCCGCAGATCAAGGACCTTCTCAGCGGCAACGGCGGCTGGCGTTAG
- a CDS encoding beta/alpha barrel domain-containing protein, with translation MAAVDTVLLLDDPAAGAGEVREAVREALASGSGLCVEPSLLHAVGAGDQEMTVATWAGYPTGKHHTLVKASEARLAVQFGATHVALVPDLAAVGDASAFMSELISVREAVPRPANLGVVLETTLLAAGVLEKAAAMAVKCGMDFIVAGTARCDAEGVDTLRHSGLPVAVVCGVDEATAFVADSYWVRA, from the coding sequence ATGGCCGCGGTGGACACGGTCCTGCTGCTCGACGACCCCGCGGCGGGTGCGGGCGAGGTGCGAGAGGCCGTAAGAGAGGCGCTCGCCTCCGGCTCCGGCCTGTGCGTGGAGCCCTCGCTGCTGCACGCGGTGGGGGCGGGGGATCAGGAGATGACGGTGGCCACGTGGGCGGGCTACCCCACGGGCAAACACCACACGCTCGTCAAGGCCTCGGAGGCGCGGCTGGCCGTGCAGTTCGGGGCGACGCACGTGGCGCTGGTGCCGGACCTCGCCGCGGTCGGGGATGCCTCGGCGTTTATGTCGGAGCTCATCTCGGTGCGCGAGGCGGTGCCCAGGCCCGCGAACCTCGGGGTCGTGCTGGAGACCACGTTGCTCGCCGCCGGGGTGCTCGAGAAGGCCGCCGCGATGGCCGTGAAGTGCGGGATGGACTTCATCGTCGCGGGGACCGCGCGCTGCGACGCCGAAGGCGTCGACACGCTGCGGCACAGCGGACTGCCCGTCGCGGTCGTGTGCGGGGTGGACGAGGCAACCGCCTTCGTAGCGGACAGCTACTGGGTCAGGGCATAA
- a CDS encoding LmeA family phospholipid-binding protein, whose amino-acid sequence MRTSKLGKTLLGIIVGVIVLLLVAEFGLRWYIGKQLGDQMQASSTGEKASVSFGASPLILGMATGKIPEVTVDSPSTVTITAGTAGEAPTITGQPESHVTMKDLDFAANDNATAGSVDMVTTMTDEYLLAVVQRQMADNNSGATGTTLNGATGDQLDLGALAGQLIQQLVTVTGITSDPANGTVDVQITNGAAALTLRPQAQDGKLTFTAENASIFGVSLPTEVSDALTQGFSQKLQEIGPGLSLADVTVVDGGVKIHVVGTNVPLSSLEDAEQAANS is encoded by the coding sequence ATGCGTACTTCAAAACTGGGCAAGACCCTCCTCGGAATCATCGTCGGCGTCATCGTCCTCCTGCTCGTGGCGGAGTTCGGGCTGCGCTGGTACATCGGCAAGCAGCTGGGCGACCAGATGCAGGCCTCCAGCACGGGCGAGAAGGCCTCCGTCTCCTTCGGCGCCTCGCCGCTGATTCTGGGCATGGCCACGGGCAAGATCCCCGAGGTCACCGTCGATTCGCCGTCGACCGTGACCATCACCGCGGGCACCGCTGGTGAGGCCCCGACTATCACCGGCCAGCCCGAGTCGCACGTGACCATGAAGGACCTCGACTTCGCGGCGAACGACAACGCCACGGCCGGGTCGGTCGACATGGTCACCACCATGACCGACGAGTACCTGCTCGCCGTGGTGCAGCGCCAGATGGCCGATAACAACTCCGGTGCCACGGGCACCACCCTGAACGGGGCGACGGGCGACCAGCTCGACCTCGGCGCGCTCGCGGGCCAGCTCATCCAGCAGCTGGTTACGGTCACGGGCATCACCTCCGACCCTGCCAACGGCACCGTCGACGTGCAGATCACCAACGGCGCTGCCGCGCTGACGCTGCGCCCGCAGGCACAGGACGGCAAGCTCACCTTCACCGCGGAGAACGCCAGCATCTTCGGCGTCTCGCTGCCGACGGAGGTGTCCGACGCGCTCACGCAGGGCTTCTCGCAGAAGCTCCAGGAGATCGGCCCGGGATTGAGCCTCGCGGACGTCACCGTGGTCGACGGCGGCGTGAAGATCCACGTGGTGGGAACCAACGTGCCGCTCAGCTCGCTCGAGGACGCCGAGCAGGCGGCCAACAGCTAG
- a CDS encoding methylase: protein MADHAHNLRASFAQGRGLSRSRSAKPVGVITRGTTGFNRLRRCDRWVANHPDIRRALLRSEDPLALDVGYGASFTTTVEWARWLRTVRSDVRVIGLEIDPERVLAPRDGVSFELGGFELAGYSPTLVRAFNVLRQYDVDQVIDAWELVCSRLAPGGFFVEGTCDEIGRRSSWVLLDAFGPRSLTLSWDPFDVERPSDVAERLPKILIHRNVPGEKIHEVLARCDEAWDRAAPWATYGPRVRWREARKMLAAEGLPLAPIRRPVRDNQITLPWEVVAP, encoded by the coding sequence ATGGCTGACCACGCCCACAATCTGCGCGCGAGCTTCGCGCAGGGGCGTGGTCTTTCGCGTTCGCGGTCCGCGAAACCGGTCGGCGTGATCACCCGCGGCACCACCGGCTTCAATAGGCTGCGCCGCTGCGACCGCTGGGTGGCCAACCACCCCGACATCCGCCGCGCGCTCCTGCGCAGCGAGGATCCGCTCGCCCTCGACGTGGGCTACGGCGCGAGCTTCACCACCACCGTCGAATGGGCGCGCTGGCTGCGCACGGTGCGAAGCGACGTCCGCGTCATCGGCCTCGAGATCGACCCCGAGCGCGTCCTAGCGCCCCGCGACGGCGTCTCCTTCGAGCTCGGCGGCTTCGAGCTGGCCGGCTACTCCCCCACGCTCGTGCGCGCGTTCAACGTGCTGCGGCAGTACGACGTCGACCAGGTCATCGACGCCTGGGAGCTGGTCTGCTCGCGGCTCGCACCCGGCGGCTTCTTCGTCGAGGGCACCTGCGACGAGATCGGTCGCCGCTCCAGCTGGGTGCTTCTCGACGCCTTCGGCCCGCGGTCCCTGACCCTCAGCTGGGATCCCTTCGACGTGGAGCGCCCCTCCGATGTGGCCGAGCGCCTGCCGAAAATCCTCATCCACCGCAACGTCCCCGGCGAGAAGATCCACGAGGTGCTTGCCCGCTGCGACGAGGCCTGGGACCGCGCCGCCCCGTGGGCGACCTACGGCCCGCGCGTGCGCTGGCGGGAGGCCCGGAAGATGCTGGCCGCCGAGGGACTGCCCCTGGCCCCGATCCGGCGCCCGGTGCGTGACAACCAGATCACGCTGCCGTGGGAGGTCGTCGCGCCGTAG
- a CDS encoding DUF2505 domain-containing protein, protein MTSRSENTVVINQPVDKVHAALTNADYWAYVAQTLSPEPGEVHEFAAADGGAVATLFEVLPLEILPEAVRAMISQALKVKRVYTVSALNGTSATANYTADVKGTPVDFKGDITITGEGDTTTLAYANEITVNIPFMGPAIEPKVGEALGELFNNEGNLTNQWISENL, encoded by the coding sequence ATGACTTCACGTAGTGAGAACACCGTCGTTATCAACCAGCCCGTGGACAAGGTCCACGCCGCTCTGACCAACGCCGATTACTGGGCATACGTCGCCCAGACCCTGAGCCCCGAGCCGGGCGAGGTCCACGAGTTCGCCGCCGCCGACGGCGGCGCCGTGGCCACCCTCTTCGAGGTGCTCCCACTCGAGATCCTCCCCGAGGCCGTCCGCGCCATGATCTCCCAGGCGCTGAAGGTCAAGCGCGTCTACACCGTCTCCGCGCTCAACGGCACCTCCGCCACCGCTAACTACACCGCCGACGTCAAGGGCACCCCGGTGGACTTCAAGGGCGACATCACCATCACCGGCGAGGGCGACACCACCACCCTGGCGTACGCCAACGAGATCACCGTCAACATCCCGTTCATGGGCCCGGCCATCGAGCCGAAGGTCGGCGAGGCGCTCGGCGAGCTGTTTAACAACGAGGGCAACCTCACCAACCAGTGGATCTCCGAGAACCTCTAA
- a CDS encoding UDP-N-acetylmuramate dehydrogenase — protein sequence MEALPNVVVDATSFAELTTLHVGGTPLATVRCASRDAVCAVVALLDDAKVPLLIVGGGSNLLINDGEVPLVAVVLECDEVDLHLGTGTLVAEAGAVWDEVVDMAVVSGLGGIECLSGIPGSAGATPVQNVGAYGAEIADVLTRVELLDRETHERAWVEASSLELAYRYSNLKFTSRAVVLAIELQLRTDGLSAPLRFGELARVLGIDAPRGGEEIRWPIAEVREAVLGLRRGKGMVYDEADNDTWSAGSFFTNPIVDAEVGEKVRGIVAGRLGAEEAAKMPCFPAGEGKVKLSAAWLIDRAGYAKGYPGHGRATLSTKHTLALTNRGEASADDLVALARDIRGGVASAFGVTLEPEPVWVGLSIDEPAQS from the coding sequence ATCGAAGCCCTCCCCAACGTCGTGGTCGACGCCACCTCTTTCGCCGAGCTGACCACCCTGCACGTCGGCGGCACGCCGCTGGCTACCGTGCGCTGCGCCTCGCGCGATGCGGTCTGCGCGGTTGTTGCGCTGCTTGACGACGCCAAGGTGCCGCTGCTCATCGTCGGCGGAGGCTCCAACCTGCTCATCAACGACGGCGAGGTCCCGCTGGTCGCGGTGGTCCTCGAGTGCGACGAGGTGGACCTGCACCTGGGCACCGGCACGCTCGTGGCCGAGGCGGGCGCCGTGTGGGACGAGGTGGTCGACATGGCCGTGGTCTCCGGGCTCGGCGGCATCGAGTGCCTGTCCGGCATCCCCGGCTCGGCGGGGGCCACCCCGGTGCAAAACGTGGGCGCCTACGGGGCGGAAATCGCCGACGTGCTTACCCGCGTCGAGCTCCTCGACCGCGAGACCCACGAGCGCGCGTGGGTGGAGGCCTCGAGCCTCGAGCTCGCCTACCGCTACTCCAACCTGAAGTTCACCTCGCGCGCGGTGGTCCTGGCCATCGAGCTCCAGCTGCGCACCGACGGGCTGTCCGCCCCGCTGCGCTTCGGCGAGCTCGCCCGGGTGCTGGGCATCGACGCCCCGCGCGGCGGCGAGGAGATCCGCTGGCCGATCGCCGAGGTCCGCGAGGCCGTCCTCGGCCTGCGCCGCGGCAAGGGCATGGTCTACGACGAGGCCGACAACGACACCTGGTCGGCCGGGTCTTTCTTCACCAACCCCATCGTCGACGCGGAGGTCGGCGAGAAGGTGCGCGGCATCGTCGCCGGGCGCCTAGGCGCCGAGGAGGCGGCGAAGATGCCGTGCTTCCCGGCAGGCGAGGGCAAGGTGAAGCTCTCGGCGGCCTGGCTCATCGACCGCGCGGGCTACGCCAAGGGCTACCCGGGGCACGGACGGGCGACCTTGTCCACCAAGCACACGCTCGCGCTCACCAACCGCGGCGAGGCCAGCGCCGACGACCTCGTGGCCCTAGCCCGCGACATCCGCGGCGGGGTGGCCAGCGCCTTCGGCGTCACGCTTGAGCCGGAGCCGGTGTGGGTGGGGCTGAGCATCGACGAGCCAGCCCAGTCCTAG